A genomic region of Ktedonobacteraceae bacterium contains the following coding sequences:
- a CDS encoding SCO family protein — protein sequence MRQTDGVQKLARAALIATSALVIIAAIIWGIQRLAASRGVSQAATLQPNPSNYAIGGFPMSGNLAPDFQLTDQFGKPFKLSSLRGHEIVLAFVDARCTTLCPLTAQIMYYAKSQLDAAAASQIDLVAVNANPTATSVTAVQSWSIQHGMLHQWEFVTGTPQQLNVVYHLYNVYVQVSSNNAVEHDPITFIIDATGHERLYYETLDSNAQADIKSQEIGLEDGMKQWLPKS from the coding sequence ATGCGGCAAACGGATGGTGTCCAGAAACTCGCTCGTGCTGCTTTGATTGCTACCTCAGCACTTGTGATAATTGCCGCGATTATCTGGGGAATCCAGCGTCTGGCAGCATCTCGCGGCGTTAGTCAGGCTGCCACACTGCAGCCGAACCCATCGAACTACGCTATTGGCGGCTTTCCAATGTCAGGCAATCTGGCGCCTGACTTCCAGCTGACGGATCAGTTCGGTAAGCCATTCAAGCTTTCTTCGTTGCGCGGCCATGAGATTGTCCTGGCATTCGTCGATGCACGCTGTACAACACTCTGCCCGCTGACTGCCCAGATTATGTATTATGCCAAATCACAGCTGGATGCCGCGGCTGCCAGTCAGATCGACCTGGTGGCTGTCAATGCCAATCCGACAGCCACCAGTGTCACCGCGGTGCAATCCTGGTCGATCCAGCATGGTATGCTGCACCAGTGGGAGTTTGTCACAGGTACGCCGCAGCAGCTTAATGTCGTCTATCACCTGTACAATGTCTATGTCCAGGTAAGCTCAAACAATGCGGTCGAGCATGACCCTATCACTTTCATCATCGATGCTACCGGACATGAGCGCCTCTATTATGAGACGCTTGACTCAAACGCGCAGGCCGATATCAAGAGCCAGGAAATCGGCCTTGAAGATGGCATGAAGCAGTGGTTGCCGAAGTCT